From Anopheles funestus chromosome 3RL, idAnoFuneDA-416_04, whole genome shotgun sequence, a single genomic window includes:
- the LOC125771768 gene encoding insulin-like receptor isoform X2, whose amino-acid sequence MSVMDTWIKWDAPYKSCWNCYIRSWHSLMCEKLCLLLRSYHQEYPFLNDNRLNADAAGTTGAGDSNSNSDRVNNSVKNSHKDRQSCYVETNRRWSIVQCFANEYLWGVRRHSRTSLWKRWRWKLLSSIGKAFLFLYVITISISIVAAQGVDSSPTTHRLGTTPPSEQALITSPGKVCSSVDVRNSPQHLERLRDCRVVEGFVQIMLIDKYGNDSFTNYTFPNLTEITGYLLLFRVNGLETLGQLFPNLTVIRGNELANNYALVVYELMHIKELGLTSLIDIQRGAVRIEKNPNLCHADTIDWKAIAPEGESWIKANQGANECTTCPSNVTITLPSGMTQTINCPSREVNRLVHNEKTSHLCWSTNHCQQKCPASCPKSCTKTGECCNTSCLGQCSSENKSHCMACRKYYYIHNNRTRCVDKCPDHMFLFSESRCLTEEECYKLFKPLQRGGDSTIDYPYVPVQGECRLDCPVGHTLSTVPGSQRPTCVPCKGSCRSECKGMVIESISQIQQLRGCTIIQGSLSIRLRQLGGENVVRELEKELYSIEEIYGYLTIVRSYALMSLGFFRNLKIIHGTVLNANISLSVIDNQNLQELWNQNVTIKRGNVRFNDNPMLCVKKITSLKSHFGEGVSIENEEQLNKTNGVRVACEIKKLGTRPTKISLDSVIIQWDAFKDLPDMRQLLGYVVYYIEAPHGNVTFYDGRDACNSQGWRVDDVANMQEREFATHLLTRLNAFTQYAYYVKTYTLSSENLGGQTDITYFRTSPGTPKIIRDLHVFIENDTLIVVWNEPVKMFGKLSAYKIGATLNDEKNEMIKQRNYCHDEIEKPDSQPNIPVESTSIATTISPVKETQNQCSKEECAAFCSAAGISDSESGLKIDVNEVEMSIGFEDWLHNYVYIKNPKSSRKRRENSGNGGSFAAGNNSHIFPSDTENTPKIASNYVSKQEPNEVYYRTIGATTNQTLIRFPLSHFKHFALYSFRVHACREPAAAVPGVVVQDMVDLCGSEVLSMYRTPRKLDADDIPIDSIELDDQSNHTQRVIRVRWKGPSKPNGALVSYSIKYHRTDLDSVQPTVRCVTVDVHDALGYALLTKLDAGNYSVRIMATTTAGNGPYSPPKFLALEKRDSDRPATALWIIIVIIITVILIAIVIAALYALNKYKQMSNMRLFAQVNPDYAGVTYKVDEWEVPRDHIIRLEELGQGSFGMVYKGIMTKLDNETNVPCAIKTVTENATERERDSFLIEATIMKEFHTHHVVRLYGVVSLGQPTLVIMELMANGDLKSYLRRHRPDYENGEESSPQPPTLKEIYQMAIEIADGMAYLSAKKFVHRDLAARNCMVAEDLTVKIGDFGMTRDIYETDYYRKGTKGFLPVRWMAPESLKDGMFSSCSDVFSYGVVLWEMATLASQPYQGLTNDQVLRYVIDGGVMERPENCPDKLYELMRICWQHRASARPSFIEIIKMLLPDANDHFKIVSFFYSQDDIENFVQPGHEPLRAHDDGFEEDEDDPYSIEETDSRLMQNNGPKPDIRSPHSPQR is encoded by the exons ATGAGCGTTATGGATACTTGGATTAAATGGGATGCTCCATACAAAAGCTGCTGGAACTGCTACATACGCAGTTGGCACTCTTTAATGTGCGAAAAATTGTGCCTATTACTTAGGTCATATCACCAAGAATACCCTTTTTTGAATGATAACCGCCTAAACGCGGATGCTGCTGGCACGACCGGTGCCGGTGACAGCAATAGCAATAGTGATAGGGTTAACAATAGTGTTAAAAATAGCCATAAGGATAGGCAGAGTTGCTACGTAGAAACTAATAGGCGATGGAGCATTGTGCAATGCTTTGCGAACGAGTACCTGTGGGGCGTTAGACGGCACAGTCGGACCAGCCTGTGGAAGCGATGGCGTTGGAAACTATTGTCATCCATCGGAAAGGCGTTCTTATTCCTCTACGTTATCACCATAAGCATAAGCATTGTAGCGGCACAAGGAGTAGATTCTTCGCCGACCACACATCGGCTGGGGACGACGCCACCGAGTGAACAGGCCCTCATAACGAGTCCTGGCAAAG TTTGTTCGAGCGTTGATGTCCGGAACTCGCCGCAACATCTGGAGCGATTAAGGGACTGTCGTGTGGTGGAGGGCTTCGTACAGATTATGCTGATTGACAAGTACGGCAACGACAGTTTCACCAATTACACCTTCCCAAACCTGACGGAAATAACCGGATATCTGCTACTGTTTCGTGTTAATGGGTTGGAAACACTGGGGCAACTATTCCCCAATCTGACCGTCATCCGTGGAAACGAACTTGCCAACAACTATGCACTTGTAGTTTACGAATTAATGCACATAAAG GAATTGGGTCTCACATCACTGATCGACATTCAACGTGGTGCTGTACGTATTgagaaaaatcctaacttatgccaTGCAGATACAATCGATTGGAAGGCGATAGCACCAGAAGGAGAGAGCTGGATTAAG gcTAATCAAGGCGCAAATGAATGTACAACCTGTCCGAGCAATGTTACCATTACACTTCCGAGTGGAATGACGCAAACGATAAACTGTCCGTCGCGAGAGGTAAATCGATTGGTacacaacgaaaaaacaagCCATCTATGCTGGTCAACCAATCACTGCCAACAAA AATGTCCTGCAAGCTGTCCGAAGTCGTGCACTAAAACGGGTGAATGCTGTAATACATCCTGTCTTGGCCAGTGCAGCAGTGAAAACAAATCGCACTGCATGGCGTGCCGGAAGTACTATTACATTCACAACAATCGCACCCGCTGTGTGGACAAATGTCCCGATCACATGTTCCTGTTTAGCGAAAGTCGATGCTTGACGGAGGAAGAGTGTTACAAATTGTTCAAGCCACTGCAACGGGGAGGAGATAGTACCATTGATTATCCGTATGTGCCTGTTCAGGGTGAATGTCGGCTGGATTGTCCCGTGGGGCACACCTTGTCGACCGTTCCCGGTTCGCAACGGCCAACCTGCGTTCCATGTAAGGGTTCCTGTCGCAGTGAATGCAAGGGTATGGTAATTGAGAGCATCTCGCAAATACAACAATTGCGCGGGTGTACGATCATTCAAGGATCGCTTTCCATTCGGTTGCGGCAGCTTGGAGGAG AAAATGTGGTACGTGAACTGGAAAAGGAACTTTACTCGATCGAAGAAATCTACGGCTATCTCACCATTGTTCGCTCCTACGCCCTGATGTCATTGGGATTCTTTAGAAATCTGAAAATCATCCATGGCACCGTGTTAAATGCAAA CATATCGTTGAGTGTGATCGACAACCAAAACCTGCAGGAGCTTTGGAATCAAAATGTTACCATCAAACGTGGTAACGTTCGTTTTAATGACAATCCAATGCTATGCGTGAAGAAAATTACCTCCCTCAAAAGCCATTTCGGAGAAGGTGTGAGTATTGAAAATGAGGAACAgttaaacaaaacgaacggcGTACGAGTGGCTTGCGAAATTAAGAAGCTAGGCACAAGGCCGACCAAAATTTCGTTAGACTCCGTCATTATACAGTGGGACGCGTTTAAAGATCTGCCAGACATGAGGCAGCTGCTAGGATACGTCGTCTACTACATAGAGGCACCGCACGGCAATGTAACGTTTTACGATGGGCGCGACGCCTGTAACTCTCAGGGCTGGCGTGTCGACGACGTGGCTAACATGCAGGAACGGGAATTTGCTACACACCTTCTTACACGGCTTAATGCTTTTACGCAGTACGCATATTACGTTAAAACATACACATTGTCTTCGGAGAACTTAGGTGGACAGACGGATATTACATACTTTCGAACGTCACCCGGCACTCCAAAGATCATACGAGATTTGCACGTTTTTATAGAAAATGATACGCTG ATTGTCGTATGGAACGAGCCGGTCAAAATGTTTGGTAAACTTTCCGCCTACAAAATTGGTGCTACGTTAAACGAcgagaaaaatgaaatgatcaAACAACGTAATTACTGTCATGATG aaatagaaaaacccgATTCACAGCCCAACATTCCGGTAGAAAGTACATCCATTGCAACGACGATCTCCCCGGTGAAAGAAACGCAAAACCAATGCTCGAAGGAAGAATGTGCCGCGTTCTGTTCAGCAGCGGGCATCTCAGATTCCGAGAGCGGCCTAAAGATAGATGTGAACGAGGTGGAGATGTCCATAGGATTCGAGGATTGGTTGCATAACTACGTTTACATTAA AAATCCAAAATCTAGTAGAAAGCGCCGAGAAAACAGTGGCAATGGGGGAAGCTTTGCGGCTGGCAACAACTCGCATATATTTCCCTCGGATACAGAGAACACACCAAAAATTGCTTCGAATTATGTGTCCAAACAAGAGCCCAATGAAGTGTACTATCGTACAATTGGTGCCACAACCAATCAAACGCTCATCAGGTTTCCCCTGTCGCACTTCAAACATTTTGCACTGTACTCCTTTCGCGTGCATGCTTGCCGCGAACCGGCTGCGGCGGTACCTGGAGTTGTGGTACAAGATATGGTCGATTTGTGTGGCTCGGAAGTGTTGTCTATGTATCGTACGCCTAGAAAACTGGACGCCGATGACATACcgatcgattcgatcgaaCTGGACGATCAGTCTAACCACACGCAACGTGTAATCCGAGTGCGGTGGAAGGGTCCTTCAAAACCAAACGGGGCGCTGGTATCGTACTCGATTAAGTATCATCGAACGGATCTAGATTCGGTGCAGCCCACCGTGCGTTGCGTCACTGTTGATGTGCATGACGCGCTCGGATACGCACTGTTGACGAAGCTAGATGCAGGCAACTATAGTGTACGCATTATGGCCACAACGACCGCAGGCAATGGGCCGTATTCGCCGCCTAAATTTTTGGCCTTGGAAAAGCGCGATTCCGACAGGCCCGCCACAGCTTTGTGGATAATTATTGTTATAATAATAACGGTGATCCTAATAGCCATAGTCATAGCAGCCTTATACGCGCTGAACAAATACAAGCAAATGTCGAACATGCGGCTATTCGCACAAGTTAATCCTGACTATGCTGGTGTTACGTACAAGGTAGACGAATGGGAAGTGCCGCGCGATCACATAATCCGGCTAGAAGAACTCGGCCAAGGTTCGTTCGGTATGGTGTACAAGGGTATCATGACAAAGCTGGACAACGAAACGAACGTACCGTGTGCTATAAAAACCGTCACGGAGAATGCAACCGAGCGCGAGCGCGATAGTTTTCTAATAGAGGCAACGATTATGAAGGAATTCCATACTCATCACGTGGTGCGGCTTTATGGGGTGGTTTCGCTTGGTCAGCCGACGCTCGTGATCATGGAGCTGATGGCGAACGGTGATCTTAAGAGCTACCTCCGACGTCATCGGCCGGACTACGAAAATGGTGAGGAGTCGTCACCGCAGCCTCCAACATTGAAGGAAATCTATCAGATGGCTATTGAAATTGCGGACGGTATGGCGTACCTTTCGGCAAAAAAATTCGTCCATCGTGACTTGGCCGCCCGGAACTGTATGGTGGCCGAAGATTTAACAGTGAAAATAGGTGACTTTGGTATGACACGAGACATATACGAAACGGACTATTATAGAAAAGGCACGAAAGGATTTCTACCAGTACGATGGATGGCTCCGGAGAGTCTAAAGGATGGAATGTTTTCGAGTTGTAGCGACGTATTCAGCTATGGCGTTGTTCTGTGGGAGATGGCAACACTTGCTTCTCAGCCGTACCAG ggaTTAACTAATGATCAAGTATTGCGATACGTCATAGACGGAGGCGTTATGGAACGTCCTGAAAATTGCCCGGATAAGCTCTATGAGctgatgcgaatttgttggCAACATCGTGCATCCGCACGACCTTCCTTTATTGAAATTATCAAAATGCTACTGCCGGATGCAAACGATCATTTCAAGATTGTGTCCTTcttttactctcaagatgacATTGAGAATTTCGTCCAGCCTGGACATG AACCGTTACGGGCGCACGACGACGGTTTCGAGGAAGATGAGGACGATCCGTATTCAATCGAAGAAACCGACAGTCGGCTAATGCAGAATAATGGACCTAAGCCTGACATTCGGTCGCCGCACTCGCCGCAACGGTGA
- the LOC125771768 gene encoding insulin-like receptor isoform X1 — MSVMDTWIKWDAPYKSCWNCYIRSWHSLMCEKLCLLLRSYHQEYPFLNDNRLNADAAGTTGAGDSNSNSDRVNNSVKNSHKDRQSCYVETNRRWSIVQCFANEYLWGVRRHSRTSLWKRWRWKLLSSIGKAFLFLYVITISISIVAAQGVDSSPTTHRLGTTPPSEQALITSPGKVCSSVDVRNSPQHLERLRDCRVVEGFVQIMLIDKYGNDSFTNYTFPNLTEITGYLLLFRVNGLETLGQLFPNLTVIRGNELANNYALVVYELMHIKELGLTSLIDIQRGAVRIEKNPNLCHADTIDWKAIAPEGESWIKANQGANECTTCPSNVTITLPSGMTQTINCPSREVNRLVHNEKTSHLCWSTNHCQQKCPASCPKSCTKTGECCNTSCLGQCSSENKSHCMACRKYYYIHNNRTRCVDKCPDHMFLFSESRCLTEEECYKLFKPLQRGGDSTIDYPYVPVQGECRLDCPVGHTLSTVPGSQRPTCVPCKGSCRSECKGMVIESISQIQQLRGCTIIQGSLSIRLRQLGGENVVRELEKELYSIEEIYGYLTIVRSYALMSLGFFRNLKIIHGTVLNANISLSVIDNQNLQELWNQNVTIKRGNVRFNDNPMLCVKKITSLKSHFGEGVSIENEEQLNKTNGVRVACEIKKLGTRPTKISLDSVIIQWDAFKDLPDMRQLLGYVVYYIEAPHGNVTFYDGRDACNSQGWRVDDVANMQEREFATHLLTRLNAFTQYAYYVKTYTLSSENLGGQTDITYFRTSPGTPKIIRDLHVFIENDTLIVVWNEPVKMFGKLSAYKIGATLNDEKNEMIKQRNYCHDEIEKPDSQPNIPVESTSIATTISPVKETQNQCSKEECAAFCSAAGISDSESGLKIDVNEVEMSIGFEDWLHNYVYIKNPKSSRKRRENSGNGGSFAAGNNSHIFPSDTENTPKIASNYVSKQEPNEVYYRTIGATTNQTLIRFPLSHFKHFALYSFRVHACREPAAAVPGVVVQDMVDLCGSEVLSMYRTPRKLDADDIPIDSIELDDQSNHTQRVIRVRWKGPSKPNGALVSYSIKYHRTDLDSVQPTVRCVTVDVHDALGYALLTKLDAGNYSVRIMATTTAGNGPYSPPKFLALEKRDSDRPATALWIIIVIIITVILIAIVIAALYALNKYKQMSNMRLFAQVNPDYAGVTYKVDEWEVPRDHIIRLEELGQGSFGMVYKGIMTKLDNETNVPCAIKTVTENATERERDSFLIEATIMKEFHTHHVVRLYGVVSLGQPTLVIMELMANGDLKSYLRRHRPDYENGEESSPQPPTLKEIYQMAIEIADGMAYLSAKKFVHRDLAARNCMVAEDLTVKIGDFGMTRDIYETDYYRKGTKGFLPVRWMAPESLKDGMFSSCSDVFSYGVVLWEMATLASQPYQGLTNDQVLRYVIDGGVMERPENCPDKLYELMRICWQHRASARPSFIEIIKMLLPDANDHFKIVSFFYSQDDIENFVQPGHALLDDVTEPLRAHDDGFEEDEDDPYSIEETDSRLMQNNGPKPDIRSPHSPQR, encoded by the exons ATGAGCGTTATGGATACTTGGATTAAATGGGATGCTCCATACAAAAGCTGCTGGAACTGCTACATACGCAGTTGGCACTCTTTAATGTGCGAAAAATTGTGCCTATTACTTAGGTCATATCACCAAGAATACCCTTTTTTGAATGATAACCGCCTAAACGCGGATGCTGCTGGCACGACCGGTGCCGGTGACAGCAATAGCAATAGTGATAGGGTTAACAATAGTGTTAAAAATAGCCATAAGGATAGGCAGAGTTGCTACGTAGAAACTAATAGGCGATGGAGCATTGTGCAATGCTTTGCGAACGAGTACCTGTGGGGCGTTAGACGGCACAGTCGGACCAGCCTGTGGAAGCGATGGCGTTGGAAACTATTGTCATCCATCGGAAAGGCGTTCTTATTCCTCTACGTTATCACCATAAGCATAAGCATTGTAGCGGCACAAGGAGTAGATTCTTCGCCGACCACACATCGGCTGGGGACGACGCCACCGAGTGAACAGGCCCTCATAACGAGTCCTGGCAAAG TTTGTTCGAGCGTTGATGTCCGGAACTCGCCGCAACATCTGGAGCGATTAAGGGACTGTCGTGTGGTGGAGGGCTTCGTACAGATTATGCTGATTGACAAGTACGGCAACGACAGTTTCACCAATTACACCTTCCCAAACCTGACGGAAATAACCGGATATCTGCTACTGTTTCGTGTTAATGGGTTGGAAACACTGGGGCAACTATTCCCCAATCTGACCGTCATCCGTGGAAACGAACTTGCCAACAACTATGCACTTGTAGTTTACGAATTAATGCACATAAAG GAATTGGGTCTCACATCACTGATCGACATTCAACGTGGTGCTGTACGTATTgagaaaaatcctaacttatgccaTGCAGATACAATCGATTGGAAGGCGATAGCACCAGAAGGAGAGAGCTGGATTAAG gcTAATCAAGGCGCAAATGAATGTACAACCTGTCCGAGCAATGTTACCATTACACTTCCGAGTGGAATGACGCAAACGATAAACTGTCCGTCGCGAGAGGTAAATCGATTGGTacacaacgaaaaaacaagCCATCTATGCTGGTCAACCAATCACTGCCAACAAA AATGTCCTGCAAGCTGTCCGAAGTCGTGCACTAAAACGGGTGAATGCTGTAATACATCCTGTCTTGGCCAGTGCAGCAGTGAAAACAAATCGCACTGCATGGCGTGCCGGAAGTACTATTACATTCACAACAATCGCACCCGCTGTGTGGACAAATGTCCCGATCACATGTTCCTGTTTAGCGAAAGTCGATGCTTGACGGAGGAAGAGTGTTACAAATTGTTCAAGCCACTGCAACGGGGAGGAGATAGTACCATTGATTATCCGTATGTGCCTGTTCAGGGTGAATGTCGGCTGGATTGTCCCGTGGGGCACACCTTGTCGACCGTTCCCGGTTCGCAACGGCCAACCTGCGTTCCATGTAAGGGTTCCTGTCGCAGTGAATGCAAGGGTATGGTAATTGAGAGCATCTCGCAAATACAACAATTGCGCGGGTGTACGATCATTCAAGGATCGCTTTCCATTCGGTTGCGGCAGCTTGGAGGAG AAAATGTGGTACGTGAACTGGAAAAGGAACTTTACTCGATCGAAGAAATCTACGGCTATCTCACCATTGTTCGCTCCTACGCCCTGATGTCATTGGGATTCTTTAGAAATCTGAAAATCATCCATGGCACCGTGTTAAATGCAAA CATATCGTTGAGTGTGATCGACAACCAAAACCTGCAGGAGCTTTGGAATCAAAATGTTACCATCAAACGTGGTAACGTTCGTTTTAATGACAATCCAATGCTATGCGTGAAGAAAATTACCTCCCTCAAAAGCCATTTCGGAGAAGGTGTGAGTATTGAAAATGAGGAACAgttaaacaaaacgaacggcGTACGAGTGGCTTGCGAAATTAAGAAGCTAGGCACAAGGCCGACCAAAATTTCGTTAGACTCCGTCATTATACAGTGGGACGCGTTTAAAGATCTGCCAGACATGAGGCAGCTGCTAGGATACGTCGTCTACTACATAGAGGCACCGCACGGCAATGTAACGTTTTACGATGGGCGCGACGCCTGTAACTCTCAGGGCTGGCGTGTCGACGACGTGGCTAACATGCAGGAACGGGAATTTGCTACACACCTTCTTACACGGCTTAATGCTTTTACGCAGTACGCATATTACGTTAAAACATACACATTGTCTTCGGAGAACTTAGGTGGACAGACGGATATTACATACTTTCGAACGTCACCCGGCACTCCAAAGATCATACGAGATTTGCACGTTTTTATAGAAAATGATACGCTG ATTGTCGTATGGAACGAGCCGGTCAAAATGTTTGGTAAACTTTCCGCCTACAAAATTGGTGCTACGTTAAACGAcgagaaaaatgaaatgatcaAACAACGTAATTACTGTCATGATG aaatagaaaaacccgATTCACAGCCCAACATTCCGGTAGAAAGTACATCCATTGCAACGACGATCTCCCCGGTGAAAGAAACGCAAAACCAATGCTCGAAGGAAGAATGTGCCGCGTTCTGTTCAGCAGCGGGCATCTCAGATTCCGAGAGCGGCCTAAAGATAGATGTGAACGAGGTGGAGATGTCCATAGGATTCGAGGATTGGTTGCATAACTACGTTTACATTAA AAATCCAAAATCTAGTAGAAAGCGCCGAGAAAACAGTGGCAATGGGGGAAGCTTTGCGGCTGGCAACAACTCGCATATATTTCCCTCGGATACAGAGAACACACCAAAAATTGCTTCGAATTATGTGTCCAAACAAGAGCCCAATGAAGTGTACTATCGTACAATTGGTGCCACAACCAATCAAACGCTCATCAGGTTTCCCCTGTCGCACTTCAAACATTTTGCACTGTACTCCTTTCGCGTGCATGCTTGCCGCGAACCGGCTGCGGCGGTACCTGGAGTTGTGGTACAAGATATGGTCGATTTGTGTGGCTCGGAAGTGTTGTCTATGTATCGTACGCCTAGAAAACTGGACGCCGATGACATACcgatcgattcgatcgaaCTGGACGATCAGTCTAACCACACGCAACGTGTAATCCGAGTGCGGTGGAAGGGTCCTTCAAAACCAAACGGGGCGCTGGTATCGTACTCGATTAAGTATCATCGAACGGATCTAGATTCGGTGCAGCCCACCGTGCGTTGCGTCACTGTTGATGTGCATGACGCGCTCGGATACGCACTGTTGACGAAGCTAGATGCAGGCAACTATAGTGTACGCATTATGGCCACAACGACCGCAGGCAATGGGCCGTATTCGCCGCCTAAATTTTTGGCCTTGGAAAAGCGCGATTCCGACAGGCCCGCCACAGCTTTGTGGATAATTATTGTTATAATAATAACGGTGATCCTAATAGCCATAGTCATAGCAGCCTTATACGCGCTGAACAAATACAAGCAAATGTCGAACATGCGGCTATTCGCACAAGTTAATCCTGACTATGCTGGTGTTACGTACAAGGTAGACGAATGGGAAGTGCCGCGCGATCACATAATCCGGCTAGAAGAACTCGGCCAAGGTTCGTTCGGTATGGTGTACAAGGGTATCATGACAAAGCTGGACAACGAAACGAACGTACCGTGTGCTATAAAAACCGTCACGGAGAATGCAACCGAGCGCGAGCGCGATAGTTTTCTAATAGAGGCAACGATTATGAAGGAATTCCATACTCATCACGTGGTGCGGCTTTATGGGGTGGTTTCGCTTGGTCAGCCGACGCTCGTGATCATGGAGCTGATGGCGAACGGTGATCTTAAGAGCTACCTCCGACGTCATCGGCCGGACTACGAAAATGGTGAGGAGTCGTCACCGCAGCCTCCAACATTGAAGGAAATCTATCAGATGGCTATTGAAATTGCGGACGGTATGGCGTACCTTTCGGCAAAAAAATTCGTCCATCGTGACTTGGCCGCCCGGAACTGTATGGTGGCCGAAGATTTAACAGTGAAAATAGGTGACTTTGGTATGACACGAGACATATACGAAACGGACTATTATAGAAAAGGCACGAAAGGATTTCTACCAGTACGATGGATGGCTCCGGAGAGTCTAAAGGATGGAATGTTTTCGAGTTGTAGCGACGTATTCAGCTATGGCGTTGTTCTGTGGGAGATGGCAACACTTGCTTCTCAGCCGTACCAG ggaTTAACTAATGATCAAGTATTGCGATACGTCATAGACGGAGGCGTTATGGAACGTCCTGAAAATTGCCCGGATAAGCTCTATGAGctgatgcgaatttgttggCAACATCGTGCATCCGCACGACCTTCCTTTATTGAAATTATCAAAATGCTACTGCCGGATGCAAACGATCATTTCAAGATTGTGTCCTTcttttactctcaagatgacATTGAGAATTTCGTCCAGCCTGGACATG cattattggaCGATGTTACAGAACCGTTACGGGCGCACGACGACGGTTTCGAGGAAGATGAGGACGATCCGTATTCAATCGAAGAAACCGACAGTCGGCTAATGCAGAATAATGGACCTAAGCCTGACATTCGGTCGCCGCACTCGCCGCAACGGTGA